In Agromyces sp. SYSU T00194, a genomic segment contains:
- a CDS encoding aminoacyl-tRNA deacylase, protein MPRFEGLTGVARVRADAAERGLEIEVIERPAARSLEEAAALLGIAPGDIVKSLVVKRSDDTYVFALVPGGRKISWPKLRALLGVNKLRLPEASLALAATGYERGTITPLGSHTAWPVVADAAIAGRRVSMGAGEHGRSLFVDADALVAALDATVADISEPE, encoded by the coding sequence ATGCCACGATTCGAGGGGCTCACCGGCGTCGCGCGCGTGCGCGCCGACGCCGCCGAACGCGGGCTCGAGATCGAGGTGATCGAGCGCCCCGCGGCGCGGAGCCTCGAGGAGGCCGCCGCGCTGCTCGGCATCGCGCCCGGCGACATCGTGAAGTCGCTCGTGGTCAAGCGCAGCGACGACACCTACGTCTTCGCGCTGGTGCCCGGCGGGCGCAAGATCTCCTGGCCGAAGCTGCGCGCCCTGCTCGGGGTCAACAAGCTGCGGCTGCCCGAGGCGTCGCTCGCGCTCGCCGCGACCGGCTACGAGCGCGGCACGATCACCCCGCTCGGCTCGCACACGGCGTGGCCGGTCGTCGCGGACGCCGCGATCGCCGGCCGCCGGGTCTCGATGGGTGCGGGCGAGCACGGCCGCAGCCTGTTCGTCGACGCCGACGCGCTCGTCGCTGCGCTCGACGCGACCGTCGCCGACATCAGCGAGCCCGAGTAG
- the dusB gene encoding tRNA dihydrouridine synthase DusB → MPTTTAPARPLSIGPIELEVPVVLAPMAGITNTAFRRLCREYGAGLYVSEMITSRALVERTPESMRLIRHHESETPRSIQLYGVDPKTVAEAVTMLVAEDRADHIDLNFGCPVPKVTRKGGGAALPWKTDLFRAIVEGATRAAGDVPLTIKMRKGIDGDHLTYLEAGRIAEGAGVASVALHARTASEFYSGTADWSAIAKLKETVTSVPVLGNGDIWSADDALRMVDETGCDGVVVGRGCLGRPWLFGDLASAFRGGHRKAEPTLGEVATAFRRHAELLAEFFESEERGCRDIRKHVAWYFKGYPVGGELRAKLATVESLAQLDELLGTLDADTPYPGEGAEGPRGRAGTPKRPALPDGWLDSRELVGDDRARLVDAELDTSGG, encoded by the coding sequence ATGCCAACGACCACCGCCCCCGCACGCCCGCTCTCGATCGGCCCGATCGAGCTCGAGGTGCCCGTCGTGCTCGCACCCATGGCGGGCATCACGAACACGGCGTTCCGCCGCCTCTGCCGCGAGTACGGCGCGGGCCTGTACGTCAGCGAGATGATCACGAGCCGCGCGCTCGTCGAGCGCACGCCCGAGTCGATGCGCCTCATCCGCCACCACGAGTCGGAGACGCCCCGGTCGATCCAGCTCTACGGCGTCGACCCGAAGACCGTCGCCGAAGCCGTGACGATGCTCGTCGCGGAGGACCGCGCCGACCACATCGACCTGAACTTCGGATGCCCCGTGCCCAAGGTCACCCGCAAGGGCGGCGGCGCGGCGCTGCCGTGGAAGACCGACCTGTTCCGCGCGATCGTCGAGGGCGCGACCCGCGCCGCGGGCGACGTCCCGCTCACGATCAAGATGCGCAAGGGCATCGACGGCGACCACCTCACCTACCTGGAGGCCGGGCGCATCGCGGAGGGCGCCGGCGTGGCATCCGTCGCCCTGCATGCCCGCACGGCGAGCGAGTTCTACTCGGGGACCGCCGACTGGTCGGCGATCGCGAAGCTCAAGGAGACCGTCACGAGCGTGCCGGTGCTCGGCAACGGCGACATCTGGTCGGCCGACGACGCGCTGCGCATGGTCGACGAGACCGGTTGCGACGGTGTCGTGGTGGGGCGCGGATGCCTCGGGCGCCCGTGGCTCTTCGGCGACCTGGCCTCGGCGTTCCGCGGCGGGCACCGGAAGGCCGAGCCGACGCTCGGCGAGGTCGCCACGGCGTTCCGCCGGCACGCCGAGCTGCTCGCGGAGTTCTTCGAGTCGGAGGAGCGCGGCTGCCGCGACATCCGCAAGCACGTGGCCTGGTACTTCAAGGGGTACCCGGTGGGCGGCGAGCTGCGGGCGAAGCTCGCGACCGTGGAGTCGCTCGCCCAGCTCGACGAGCTGCTCGGCACGCTCGACGCCGACACCCCGTACCCCGGCGAGGGCGCCGAGGGGCCGCGCGGCCGCGCCGGCACCCCGAAGCGGCCCGCGCTGCCCGACGGGTGGCTCGACTCCCGCGAGCTCGTGGGCGACGACCGGGCGCGCCTCGTCGACGCCGAACTCGACACGAGCGGCGGGTAG
- a CDS encoding deoxyguanosinetriphosphate triphosphohydrolase, with the protein MRDRLFGGYDDADTERRHPEEQYSRRGDFERDRARLLHSSSLRRLAAKTQVLSPTLGLDFARNRLTHSLEVAQVGREIGASLGLSPDVVDTACLAHDLGHPPFGHNGEQGLNDWAAEIGGFEGNAQTLRILTRLEPKVFGDDGQPFGLNLTRASLDASCKYPWPASGSVADPSGREKFGFYADDADVFEWLRRGAPERRLCIEAQVMDLSDDIAYSVHDFEDAIVNGFIDVAALDARADHDALIASMGDWMGGSVSADELAEAFDRLSAMELWPHEWTGSRLEQGRLKNFASQVIGRFANVATDATRAAFPMASLIRFDADVVVPREIQAEIAVMKGIVATYVMATNSRQPVYVQQRRILADLADHLLATGAQHLDPGFAADWRAAGDDAARKRVIVDQVASLTDQSALAWYERLVQR; encoded by the coding sequence GTGCGCGATCGACTCTTCGGCGGATACGACGACGCCGACACCGAACGGCGCCATCCGGAGGAGCAGTACAGCCGCCGGGGCGACTTCGAGCGCGACCGCGCGCGGCTGCTGCACTCGAGCTCGCTGCGGCGCCTCGCGGCGAAGACGCAGGTGCTGAGCCCCACGCTCGGCCTCGACTTCGCCCGCAACCGCCTCACCCACTCGCTCGAGGTCGCGCAGGTCGGCCGCGAGATCGGCGCGAGCCTCGGCCTGTCGCCCGACGTGGTCGACACCGCGTGCCTCGCGCACGACCTCGGGCATCCGCCGTTCGGCCACAACGGCGAGCAGGGCCTGAACGACTGGGCGGCCGAGATCGGCGGCTTCGAGGGCAACGCGCAGACGCTGCGCATCCTCACCCGGCTGGAGCCGAAGGTGTTCGGCGACGACGGGCAGCCGTTCGGCCTGAACCTCACCCGCGCGAGCCTCGACGCCAGCTGCAAGTACCCGTGGCCGGCGTCGGGGTCGGTCGCCGACCCGAGCGGGCGCGAGAAGTTCGGCTTCTACGCCGACGACGCCGACGTGTTCGAGTGGCTCCGCCGCGGTGCACCCGAGCGGCGGCTCTGCATCGAGGCGCAGGTCATGGACCTCTCCGACGACATCGCCTACTCGGTGCACGACTTCGAGGACGCGATCGTGAACGGCTTCATCGACGTCGCCGCGCTCGACGCGCGTGCCGACCACGATGCGCTCATCGCGTCGATGGGCGACTGGATGGGCGGGTCGGTCTCGGCCGACGAGCTCGCCGAGGCGTTCGACCGGCTGTCGGCCATGGAGCTCTGGCCGCACGAGTGGACGGGCTCGCGCCTCGAGCAGGGCCGGCTGAAGAACTTCGCCAGCCAGGTCATCGGCCGGTTCGCGAACGTGGCGACGGATGCCACTCGCGCGGCGTTCCCCATGGCGAGCCTCATCCGGTTCGACGCCGACGTCGTGGTGCCCCGCGAGATCCAGGCGGAGATCGCCGTCATGAAGGGCATCGTGGCCACCTACGTGATGGCGACGAACAGCCGCCAGCCGGTGTACGTGCAGCAGCGCCGCATCCTCGCCGACCTCGCCGACCACCTGCTCGCGACCGGCGCGCAGCACCTCGACCCCGGCTTCGCCGCCGACTGGCGCGCGGCGGGCGACGACGCGGCCCGGAAGCGCGTCATCGTCGACCAGGTCGCGAGCCTCACCGACCAGTCGGCGCTCGCCTGGTACGAGCGGCTCGTGCAGCGGTGA
- the dnaG gene encoding DNA primase, which yields MAGRIRQSDVEEVKARTNIADIVGEHVSLKSAGVGSMKGLCPFHDERSPSFHVRPQLGYYHCFGCGESGDVYTFLQRMDHLTFTEAVERLAGRIAFELHYEDGGRAEEHGNRARLLAANQAAAEFFVERLGAPDADPGRRFLGQRGFDSEAARRFGVGYAPKSWDALLTHLRGRGFRDDEISAAGLVSSGDRGVYDRFRGRLVWPIRDITGQTVGFGARRLLDDDKGPKYLNTPETPVYHKAQVLYGLDLAKRDISRGRQVVVVEGYTDVMACHLAGVTTAVATCGTAFGPDHITVLRRVLGDDSGLGEVVFTFDPDAAGQKAAMRAFGEEKRFAAQTFVAVAPEGLDPCDLRLERGDAAVRGLIERKTPMFEFVIRHTLAQYDLETVEGRVAALRAAAPVVAEIRDPSLRPGYARELARMLGTDLGEVQRAVQAAGRGGAAARATSGGREARQAAAHEPAATDAAPERPFSIADLPPDPATRLERDALQAVLQHPDQVGDDLLRQAVDCRFGNQALATVRDGVSAAFAAGGARDLVARVVAEVPPTFAGLVHQLAVAPIPERSERELAVYVRGVVTSLVDRELLRQKAELLGRLQRTDATDREAYASVQRALVAVEADRRTLRQE from the coding sequence ATGGCGGGCCGCATTCGACAGAGCGATGTCGAGGAAGTGAAGGCCCGCACCAACATCGCCGACATCGTGGGCGAGCACGTGAGCCTGAAGTCGGCGGGCGTGGGGTCGATGAAGGGGCTCTGCCCGTTCCACGACGAGCGCAGCCCGAGCTTCCACGTGCGTCCCCAGCTCGGCTACTACCACTGCTTCGGCTGCGGCGAATCGGGCGACGTGTACACGTTCCTGCAGAGGATGGACCACCTCACGTTCACCGAGGCGGTCGAGCGGCTCGCCGGGCGCATCGCGTTCGAGCTGCACTACGAGGACGGCGGGCGGGCCGAGGAGCACGGCAACCGCGCGCGGCTCCTCGCCGCGAACCAGGCGGCGGCCGAGTTCTTCGTCGAGCGCCTCGGCGCCCCCGACGCCGACCCGGGCCGCCGCTTCCTCGGCCAGCGCGGCTTCGATTCCGAGGCCGCGCGGCGGTTCGGCGTCGGCTACGCCCCGAAGAGCTGGGACGCGCTGCTGACGCACCTGCGCGGCCGCGGGTTCCGCGACGACGAGATCTCCGCGGCCGGGCTCGTCTCCAGCGGTGACCGCGGGGTCTACGACCGATTCCGCGGGCGCCTCGTGTGGCCGATCCGCGACATCACCGGGCAGACCGTGGGCTTCGGCGCCCGCCGCCTGCTCGACGACGACAAGGGCCCGAAGTACCTCAACACCCCCGAGACGCCCGTGTACCACAAGGCGCAGGTGCTGTACGGGCTCGACCTCGCCAAGCGCGACATCTCGCGCGGGCGCCAGGTCGTCGTCGTCGAGGGGTACACCGACGTGATGGCGTGCCACCTCGCGGGCGTCACGACCGCGGTCGCGACCTGCGGCACGGCGTTCGGGCCCGATCACATCACCGTGCTGCGGCGCGTGCTCGGCGACGACAGCGGCCTCGGCGAGGTCGTGTTCACGTTCGACCCCGACGCGGCGGGCCAGAAGGCGGCGATGCGCGCCTTCGGCGAGGAGAAGCGCTTCGCCGCGCAGACCTTCGTCGCCGTCGCTCCCGAGGGGCTCGACCCGTGCGACCTGCGCCTGGAGCGCGGCGACGCGGCCGTGCGCGGGCTCATCGAGCGCAAGACGCCGATGTTCGAGTTCGTGATCCGCCACACGCTCGCCCAGTACGACCTCGAGACCGTCGAGGGTCGCGTCGCGGCGCTGCGGGCGGCGGCGCCGGTGGTCGCCGAGATCCGCGATCCGTCGCTGCGACCCGGCTACGCGCGCGAGCTCGCCCGCATGCTGGGCACCGACCTCGGGGAGGTGCAGCGCGCGGTGCAGGCCGCGGGTCGCGGGGGAGCGGCCGCGCGGGCGACCTCCGGCGGCCGCGAGGCGCGCCAGGCGGCCGCGCACGAGCCGGCGGCGACGGATGCGGCGCCCGAGCGCCCGTTCTCGATCGCCGACCTGCCGCCCGACCCGGCCACGCGCCTCGAGCGCGACGCCCTGCAGGCGGTGCTGCAGCATCCCGACCAGGTCGGCGACGACCTCCTCCGCCAGGCCGTGGACTGCCGATTCGGTAACCAGGCGCTGGCGACCGTGCGCGACGGCGTCTCCGCCGCATTCGCCGCCGGCGGTGCGCGCGACCTCGTGGCGCGCGTGGTCGCCGAGGTGCCGCCCACGTTCGCGGGCCTCGTGCACCAGCTCGCCGTCGCACCCATCCCCGAGCGCAGCGAGCGCGAGCTCGCGGTGTACGTGCGCGGCGTCGTGACGTCGCTCGTCGACCGCGAGCTGCTGCGGCAGAAGGCCGAGCTGCTGGGCCGCCTGCAGCGCACGGATGCGACCGATCGCGAGGCGTACGCGTCGGTGCAGCGCGCGCTCGTGGCGGTCGAGGCCGACCGGCGCACGCTCCGGCAGGAGTAG
- a CDS encoding ABC transporter substrate-binding protein — protein sequence MSTALATLRRGGVIAAGAVAALVLAGCTGGTDDTDAEAVLTIGTTEQVTSIDPAGSYDNGSYQVMNQVYPFLMNSPYGSPEVEPDIAESAEFTSPTEYTVTLKEGLTFANGDDLTASDVKFSFDRQLAIADPAGPSSLLYNLASVEAPDDLTVVFTLLTEDDQVFPYILSSPAGPIVDEEVFAADAVTSDADIVAAEPFAGQYTIEAFEPGTTISYRANPDYAGLLGPAATDAVEVRYYDDAANLRLDVEEGNIDVAHRTLSPADIAELRDDPEVQVVEGPGGEIRFLVFNLDTMPYGAATEEADADRALAVRGAVADLIDREALSEDVYLGSFTPLQGYVPTGLPGAGEPLLERYGDGAGGPDPDAAAARLDDAGVDTPVVLDLQYVTDRYGPDSEAEFTAIADQLEASGLFGVTLEGTDWETFGAQRAEDAYPAYQLGWFPDYPDPDTYLTPFFLPDGYLDNHYEDDEVTRLIIAQATEPDADARVATIEEIQDLVADDLPSLPVLQGTQAVVAGTDVTGLADTVDASLKFQYGALAKN from the coding sequence ATGTCCACTGCACTCGCCACACTCCGGCGCGGCGGCGTGATCGCCGCGGGCGCCGTGGCCGCGCTCGTCCTCGCCGGGTGCACCGGCGGCACCGACGACACCGACGCCGAGGCCGTGCTCACGATCGGCACGACCGAGCAGGTCACGAGCATCGACCCGGCCGGCTCGTACGACAACGGCTCGTACCAGGTGATGAACCAGGTCTACCCGTTCCTCATGAACTCGCCGTACGGCAGCCCCGAGGTCGAGCCCGACATCGCCGAGTCCGCCGAGTTCACGTCGCCGACCGAGTACACGGTGACGCTCAAGGAGGGCCTGACGTTCGCCAACGGCGACGACCTGACGGCCTCCGACGTGAAGTTCTCCTTCGACCGCCAGCTCGCGATCGCCGATCCTGCCGGGCCCTCGTCGCTGCTCTACAACCTGGCCTCGGTCGAGGCGCCCGACGACCTCACCGTCGTGTTCACCCTCCTCACCGAGGACGATCAGGTCTTCCCGTACATCCTTTCCAGCCCCGCCGGCCCGATCGTCGACGAGGAGGTGTTCGCCGCCGACGCGGTGACGTCGGATGCGGACATCGTGGCGGCGGAGCCGTTCGCGGGCCAGTACACGATCGAGGCGTTCGAGCCGGGCACGACGATCTCGTATCGCGCGAACCCCGACTACGCGGGGCTGCTCGGGCCCGCGGCGACCGATGCGGTCGAGGTGCGGTACTACGACGACGCCGCGAACCTGCGGCTCGACGTCGAGGAGGGGAACATCGACGTGGCCCACCGCACGCTGTCGCCCGCCGACATCGCCGAACTGCGCGACGACCCCGAGGTGCAGGTGGTCGAGGGGCCGGGCGGCGAGATCCGGTTCCTCGTCTTCAACCTCGACACCATGCCGTACGGCGCCGCCACCGAGGAGGCGGATGCCGACCGCGCCCTCGCGGTGCGCGGGGCGGTCGCCGACCTCATCGACCGCGAGGCACTCTCGGAGGACGTCTACCTCGGCAGCTTCACGCCGCTCCAGGGCTACGTGCCGACGGGGCTGCCCGGGGCGGGCGAGCCGCTGCTGGAGCGCTACGGCGACGGCGCGGGAGGCCCCGATCCGGACGCCGCCGCGGCACGGCTCGACGACGCCGGCGTCGACACGCCGGTCGTACTCGACCTCCAGTACGTCACCGACCGCTACGGGCCCGACTCGGAGGCGGAGTTCACGGCGATCGCCGACCAGCTCGAGGCGAGCGGATTGTTCGGCGTGACCCTCGAGGGCACCGACTGGGAGACGTTCGGCGCGCAGCGGGCGGAGGACGCGTACCCGGCGTACCAGCTCGGCTGGTTCCCCGACTACCCCGACCCCGACACGTACCTCACGCCGTTCTTCCTGCCCGACGGGTACCTCGACAACCACTACGAGGACGACGAGGTGACCCGGCTGATCATCGCGCAGGCGACCGAGCCCGACGCGGACGCGCGCGTCGCGACGATCGAGGAGATCCAGGACCTCGTCGCCGACGACCTGCCGTCGCTGCCGGTGCTCCAGGGCACCCAGGCGGTCGTCGCGGGCACCGACGTGACCGGGCTCGCCGACACCGTCGACGCGTCGCTGAAGTTCCAGTACGGCGCGCTGGCGAAGAACTGA
- a CDS encoding ATP-binding cassette domain-containing protein, producing the protein MTHGAAHGFPISASDLTIEYPPHGASPAHVAVRGFTLDVAPGEVVGLLGAAGSGKSTVANVLAGDHLHDAHRASPVITGGEATVLGYRMRGLSRRRATQLMFDVGHLAQDGSSLLTPDRTVAENVGEPVLLRDRRYSRRALTARVAAMVDAVRLPLDVMPKFPYELSSGQRQRVALARALILEPTLLIADDPTAGIDVTVRDAVVDLIGEIQRERAFTALIVSHDLAVLDRIADRIAVLDHGEMVALGTLEEVLDDPIHPYVKRLSEAYFRDIPEELLDDATA; encoded by the coding sequence GTGACCCACGGAGCAGCCCACGGATTCCCCATCAGCGCGAGCGACCTCACGATCGAGTACCCGCCGCACGGGGCGAGCCCGGCGCACGTCGCCGTGCGAGGCTTCACGCTCGACGTCGCGCCCGGCGAGGTCGTGGGCCTGCTCGGCGCGGCCGGCTCCGGCAAGAGCACCGTGGCGAACGTGCTCGCCGGCGACCACCTGCACGACGCGCATCGCGCCTCGCCCGTCATCACGGGCGGCGAGGCCACCGTGCTCGGCTACCGCATGCGCGGCCTCAGCCGCCGCAGGGCGACGCAGCTGATGTTCGACGTCGGCCACCTCGCCCAGGACGGATCGTCGCTGCTCACCCCCGATCGCACCGTCGCCGAGAACGTCGGCGAGCCGGTGCTGCTGCGCGACCGGCGCTACAGCCGGCGCGCCCTCACGGCGCGCGTCGCGGCCATGGTCGACGCCGTCCGCCTCCCGCTCGACGTGATGCCCAAGTTCCCGTACGAGCTCTCGAGCGGCCAGCGCCAGCGCGTGGCCCTCGCCCGTGCGCTCATCCTCGAGCCCACCCTGCTCATCGCCGACGACCCGACCGCGGGCATCGACGTGACCGTGCGCGACGCCGTCGTCGACCTGATCGGCGAGATCCAGCGGGAGCGCGCGTTCACGGCGCTGATCGTGAGCCACGACCTCGCGGTGCTCGACCGCATCGCCGACCGCATCGCCGTGCTGGACCACGGCGAGATGGTCGCGCTGGGCACGCTCGAGGAGGTGCTCGACGACCCGATCCACCCGTACGTCAAGCGCCTCTCGGAGGCGTACTTCCGCGACATCCCGGAGGAGCTGCTCGACGACGCGACCGCCTGA
- a CDS encoding SLC13 family permease has protein sequence MTGDLLLVLALLAAAIAMFAVGRPRMDVVAVLVVVALPLTGVLTVPETLAGFADPNVILIAALFVVGEGLSRTGVTYRLGDWLAARAGTSATRLIVLLMLSVALLGAVMSSTGVVAIFIPVVLSIAARTGMSPRQLMMPLSFAGLVSGMLTLIATAPNLVVDAELVRHGNEGFDFFSVTPFGLVILALGIGYMLLARRMLGDDQPHDAAASRRTFGSLVGDYGVDRRTRRYLVGAASPLVGLALSGIAFDDAPSSVLGLERRRFLRGTSLATAGDATVARGDTLVLDMAPGETELERLHLAEVDLPGDFFEAYSRQVGMAEVMVAPDSAAVGRSVRDLRFRTEHDLTVLGVRHAGHAAGSGFGDQRLRAGDTLLVAGGWDAVHRLQEAKRDYVALDLPAEVDEVAPAADRAPFALASVGVMVVLMVTGIVPNVIAGLIGALLMGLVRAIDMPSAYRAIHWPTLLLIAGMLPFAQALEVTGGIDLAADALLDAFGDAGPRLLLAALFATTAVIGLFVSNTATAVLMAPIAITTAEHLGVSPYPFAMIVMLAASSAFMTPVSSPVNTLVVEPGRYRFGDFVRTGVPFTLLVLVVSVLLVPVLLPL, from the coding sequence GTGACGGGTGACCTGCTGCTGGTGCTCGCGCTGCTCGCCGCCGCGATCGCGATGTTCGCCGTCGGCCGGCCGCGCATGGACGTGGTCGCCGTTCTGGTCGTCGTCGCCCTGCCGCTGACGGGCGTGCTCACCGTGCCGGAGACGCTCGCCGGCTTCGCCGACCCGAACGTCATCCTCATCGCGGCGCTGTTCGTGGTCGGCGAGGGGCTCTCGCGCACCGGCGTGACCTATCGCCTGGGCGACTGGCTGGCGGCACGCGCGGGCACGAGTGCGACCCGGCTGATCGTGCTGCTCATGCTGTCGGTCGCGCTGCTCGGCGCGGTGATGAGTTCGACCGGCGTGGTCGCGATCTTCATCCCGGTGGTGCTGAGCATCGCGGCGCGCACCGGCATGTCGCCCCGGCAGCTGATGATGCCGCTCAGCTTCGCGGGGCTCGTCTCGGGCATGCTGACGCTCATCGCGACCGCGCCCAACCTGGTGGTCGACGCCGAGCTCGTGCGGCACGGCAACGAGGGCTTCGACTTCTTCAGCGTCACCCCGTTCGGCCTCGTGATCCTCGCGCTCGGCATCGGCTACATGCTGCTGGCGCGGCGGATGCTCGGCGACGACCAGCCGCACGACGCGGCCGCGTCCCGGCGCACGTTCGGCTCGCTCGTCGGCGACTACGGGGTGGACCGGCGCACCCGGCGCTACCTGGTGGGCGCCGCGTCCCCACTCGTGGGGCTCGCGCTCTCGGGCATCGCGTTCGACGACGCGCCGAGCTCGGTGCTCGGGCTCGAACGCCGTCGGTTCCTGCGCGGCACGAGCCTCGCGACCGCCGGCGACGCGACCGTCGCGCGCGGCGACACCCTGGTGCTCGACATGGCACCGGGCGAGACGGAACTCGAGCGCCTGCACCTCGCCGAAGTCGACCTGCCCGGCGACTTCTTCGAGGCGTACTCCCGGCAGGTGGGCATGGCCGAGGTGATGGTCGCTCCCGACTCGGCAGCGGTCGGGCGCAGCGTGCGCGACCTGCGGTTCCGCACCGAGCACGACCTGACGGTGCTCGGCGTGCGGCACGCCGGCCACGCCGCGGGCAGCGGCTTCGGCGACCAGCGGCTGCGCGCCGGCGACACGCTGCTGGTCGCGGGCGGCTGGGACGCCGTGCACCGCCTGCAGGAGGCGAAGCGCGACTACGTGGCCCTCGACCTGCCCGCTGAGGTCGACGAGGTGGCACCGGCCGCAGACCGCGCGCCGTTCGCGCTCGCGAGCGTGGGTGTCATGGTCGTGCTGATGGTCACCGGCATCGTGCCGAACGTCATCGCCGGGCTCATCGGCGCCCTGCTGATGGGGCTCGTGCGCGCGATCGACATGCCGAGCGCGTACCGTGCGATCCACTGGCCGACCCTGCTCCTCATCGCGGGCATGCTGCCGTTCGCCCAGGCGCTGGAGGTGACCGGCGGCATCGACCTCGCGGCCGACGCCCTGCTCGACGCGTTCGGCGACGCGGGTCCGCGCCTGCTGCTGGCGGCGCTGTTCGCGACCACCGCGGTCATCGGCCTCTTCGTCTCGAACACGGCGACGGCGGTGCTGATGGCGCCCATCGCGATCACGACGGCCGAGCACCTGGGCGTCTCGCCCTATCCCTTCGCGATGATCGTGATGCTCGCGGCCTCGTCGGCGTTCATGACGCCCGTGTCGTCGCCGGTGAACACGCTGGTGGTCGAGCCTGGGCGCTACCGATTCGGCGACTTCGTGCGCACGGGCGTGCCGTTCACCCTGCTGGTGCTCGTCGTGAGCGTGCTGCTGGTGCCGGTGCTGTTGCCGCTCTAG
- a CDS encoding AzlC family ABC transporter permease, translated as MAEDRDGPTEGAETHAGAGGLAPGNGADAADDPGARARVVRDGLAVGLATAAYGISFGALAVASGLDVWQACVLSLVMFTGGSQFALVGVIAAGGAAAGPAAVASSVMLGLRNVVYGMRMAPIVRPTGWRRVVAPWWTIDESVAVALAQRAPALQRVGFWATGAAIYVGWNLTTLLGALIGDALGDTSAWGLDAAAAAAFLGLLWPRLKSVQAGAVAAGAAVVAALTTPVLAPGLPVLVAAVVAVVVGWWNLFGRRRDEGVGA; from the coding sequence ATGGCCGAGGATCGCGACGGGCCGACCGAGGGTGCCGAGACGCATGCCGGTGCCGGTGGGCTCGCTCCGGGGAATGGCGCGGATGCCGCCGACGACCCGGGTGCGCGTGCCCGCGTGGTGCGCGACGGCCTCGCGGTCGGGCTCGCGACGGCGGCGTACGGCATCTCGTTCGGCGCCCTGGCGGTCGCCTCGGGGCTCGACGTCTGGCAGGCCTGCGTGCTGAGCCTCGTGATGTTCACCGGCGGCTCGCAGTTCGCGCTCGTGGGAGTGATCGCGGCCGGGGGAGCAGCGGCCGGCCCCGCCGCGGTCGCGAGCTCGGTGATGCTGGGCCTGCGCAACGTGGTCTACGGCATGCGCATGGCGCCGATCGTGCGGCCGACCGGCTGGCGACGCGTCGTCGCGCCGTGGTGGACCATCGACGAGTCGGTGGCCGTCGCGCTCGCGCAGCGAGCGCCCGCGCTGCAGCGGGTCGGGTTCTGGGCGACCGGCGCGGCGATCTACGTCGGATGGAACCTCACGACGCTGCTCGGCGCGCTGATCGGCGACGCCCTCGGCGACACCTCGGCCTGGGGGCTGGATGCCGCTGCCGCCGCCGCGTTCCTGGGCTTGCTGTGGCCCCGGCTGAAGTCGGTGCAGGCGGGTGCCGTGGCGGCGGGCGCCGCGGTGGTGGCGGCGCTCACGACCCCCGTGCTCGCACCGGGCCTGCCGGTGCTGGTCGCCGCCGTCGTGGCGGTGGTCGTGGGGTGGTGGAACCTGTTCGGTCGCCGCCGGGACGAGGGGGTCGGCGCATGA
- a CDS encoding AzlD domain-containing protein — MTLWHTVLIASVACAALKFAGYLVPAGFLERERPARIADLLTIALLAALIAVQTLGAGQALVVDARIPALIVAAALYAVRVPFVFVVAAAAAVAAGLRAVT; from the coding sequence ATGACGCTCTGGCACACCGTGCTCATCGCCTCGGTCGCGTGCGCGGCCCTGAAGTTCGCCGGCTACCTCGTGCCGGCGGGATTCCTCGAGCGCGAGCGCCCGGCGCGCATCGCCGACCTGCTCACGATCGCGCTCCTGGCCGCGCTCATCGCGGTGCAGACCCTCGGCGCGGGCCAGGCCCTCGTCGTCGATGCGCGCATCCCCGCGCTGATCGTCGCGGCCGCGCTCTACGCGGTGCGGGTGCCGTTCGTGTTCGTCGTCGCCGCGGCTGCCGCCGTCGCGGCCGGCCTGCGCGCCGTCACCTGA